CGAGCTGGTTCGTCTTCTCGAGCGGCTTCAATCGGCGTCCGGTGAGTTTGATGTGCAAGCGCGGTATGGACGTGTGCGCGGCGCTAGTCGGACTGATCGTTGCAGCTCCCCTCCTCGCTCTCGTCGCCCTCGCCGTCAAGCTGAGCTCGCCAGGGCCTGTGCTGTACCGTCAGAATCGCGTCGGACGCAGCGGTACCGTCTTCACACTGGTCAAGTTCCGCTCCATGCGCGTCGATGCTGAGGCAACCAGCGGCGCCGTCTGGGCGCAGCTCAACGACCCCCGCGTGACACCCATTGGTCGGTACCTGCGCGTCACGCGCCTCGACGAGCTTCCCCAACTCTGGAATGTGCTTCGCGGCCAGATGAGCCTCGTTGGTCCTCGTCCGGAGCGGCCGGAGTTCATTGACGAGCTGACCAAGCGCATCCCCTTCTACGGGCAGCGCCACGTCATCCGGCCAGGCCTTACGGGATGGGCGCAGGTCCGCTACACCTACGGCGCGTCGGTCCAAGACGCCATGGAGAAGCTGCAACACGACCTCTTCTACGTCAAACATCTCTCGATTGCCCTGGACGCCTTCATCCTGTTCGCGACGCTGAAGACGGTGCTACTCGGGCGAGGGACGTAAATGAACACGACACGGCACGCCGGGCCGATCGTCAACGCGATGAGCGTCGACGTGGAAGACTACTTCCACGTCTCGGCGCTCGCGTCGGCGGCGCCGCGCAGTGCCTGGGACTCGTTCGAGTCGCGAGTGGTGGCGAATACGGAGCGGCTCCTCACGCTGTTCGACACGGCGGGTGTTACGGCCACGTTCTTCACACTAGGCTGGGTAGCAGATCGACACCCGGCTCTCGTGCGGCGCATCGCGGCGCTGGGCCACGAGGTTGCCTCACACGGCTACGCACACGAGCTGGTGTACGACCTCAGCGCGGACCGCTTTCGCGAGGATATCAGGCGAGCCAAGGCTACGCTCGAAGGGATCGTCGCGTCGCCGGTCGAGGGCTATCGTGCGCCCAGCTATTCGATAACGACACGCTCGCTCTGGGCGCTGGATGTGCTCGTCGAGGAAGGCCATACGTACGACGCAAGCATCTTCCCAATCCGCCACGACCGGTACGGTATCCCGAACGCGCCTCGACACATGCACCGGCTGCATCGTGCATCCGGCAGCCTTCTGGAAGCGCCGCCGTCAACGGTCCGTCTGACGCGCTTCAATCTGCCCATCGCGGGTGGCGGATACTTCCGGCTCCTCCCCTATCGCTACACGGCGTGGGGCCTTCGGCGGGTGAACCAGGGCGAGCGACAGCCTGTGTTCTTCTACTTGCATCCATGGGAGATCGATCCGGATCAGCCGCGCCTGCGGGCGGGCTGGCTCTCGCGGCAGCGGCACTATCGCAACCTGCACCGCACCGAGCAACGCCTCGTGCAACTGATGCGCGATTTTCGTTTTGCTCCCATGCGGAGAGTCCTCGAAAGTTTCGAATCGTGATGCCCATGCAGCTCGAACAAGAACTTCGCCACTTCGTTGTCGATAACTTTCTCTTCGGGCAGGATGATGGCAGCTTGTCCGATGATGATTCGTTCATCGACAAGGGGATCGTCGATTCGACGGGCGTCCTCGAGCTCATCGGCTTCCTGGAGACCCGGTACGGAATCAAGGTCGAAGACGATGAGCTGGTGCCAGCCAACCTCGACACGCTCAACCGCCTGAGCGCGTTCGTGCAGCGCAAGCTCGACGACGCAGGAGGACAGCTTGCAAGTTGAG
The genomic region above belongs to Luteitalea sp. and contains:
- a CDS encoding DUF3473 domain-containing protein — translated: MVNAMSVDVEDYFHVSALASAAPRSAWDSFESRVVANTERLLTLFDTAGVTATFFTLGWVADRHPALVRRIAALGHEVASHGYAHELVYDLSADRFREDIRRAKATLEGIVASPVEGYRAPSYSITTRSLWALDVLVEEGHTYDASIFPIRHDRYGIPNAPRHMHRLHRASGSLLEAPPSTVRLTRFNLPIAGGGYFRLLPYRYTAWGLRRVNQGERQPVFFYLHPWEIDPDQPRLRAGWLSRQRHYRNLHRTEQRLVQLMRDFRFAPMRRVLESFES
- a CDS encoding acyl carrier protein, producing the protein MPMQLEQELRHFVVDNFLFGQDDGSLSDDDSFIDKGIVDSTGVLELIGFLETRYGIKVEDDELVPANLDTLNRLSAFVQRKLDDAGGQLAS